One Telluria mixta DNA window includes the following coding sequences:
- a CDS encoding hybrid sensor histidine kinase/response regulator translates to MNTILVLIVEDDVVDRMACRRRLDDASAGRFRLIEADEAERGLILARECRPDCILLDYRLPDLTGLDFLARLGADPDAAVRAIPVLMLTGADSAAVAMEAMRRGARDFLVKDAEGRYLELVPAAIERLQREQRLLKEKRQAEARFRTLVEQIQAITYVVAPGRADQLHYVSPQIGVLGYTPEEWLGDPGLYADRMLPDEKDKVFADVLRCREGGLPLRLEYRLRARTGEVLWFRDQADVVHDESGRPLFMQGTLIDITASKAAELKLTQARDELRHLAAYQEKIREDERRRIAREVHDELGGLLTGIMAYVSVIGERAALAGHAPDPLLEETAGLAQDAIDTVRRVIADLRPSVLDQLGIWTALEWYAAQVARRSSLACCCDIDPGAAALDIDPDRGIMLFRIVQEAMTNIQRHAQAREAWLRVRLADGQLEVAIEDDGCGMPGPAGPEPDDHWGILGMRERARSLGGELTVARRAGGGTVVALQVPVEARHAA, encoded by the coding sequence ATGAACACCATCCTTGTTCTGATCGTCGAGGACGATGTCGTCGACCGCATGGCCTGCCGCCGGCGGCTGGACGACGCCTCTGCCGGCCGGTTCCGGCTCATCGAGGCGGACGAGGCCGAGCGCGGATTGATACTCGCGCGCGAGTGCCGCCCGGACTGCATCCTGCTCGACTACCGGCTGCCGGACCTGACCGGGCTCGACTTCCTCGCGCGCCTCGGCGCCGATCCGGACGCCGCGGTGCGGGCGATCCCGGTCCTGATGCTGACCGGCGCCGACAGCGCGGCCGTCGCCATGGAAGCGATGCGTCGCGGCGCCCGCGACTTCCTCGTCAAGGATGCCGAGGGGCGCTACCTCGAGCTGGTGCCGGCGGCGATCGAACGCCTGCAGCGCGAGCAGCGCTTGCTGAAAGAGAAACGCCAGGCCGAAGCGAGGTTCCGTACCCTCGTCGAGCAGATCCAGGCGATCACCTACGTCGTGGCCCCTGGACGGGCCGACCAGCTGCACTACGTCAGTCCGCAGATCGGCGTCCTCGGGTACACGCCGGAAGAATGGCTGGGCGATCCCGGCCTGTATGCCGACCGGATGCTGCCGGACGAGAAGGACAAGGTGTTCGCCGACGTGCTGCGCTGCCGGGAGGGCGGACTGCCGCTGCGCCTCGAATACCGGCTGCGCGCACGCACGGGCGAAGTACTGTGGTTCCGCGACCAGGCCGACGTCGTGCACGACGAGTCGGGCCGGCCGTTGTTCATGCAGGGGACGCTGATCGACATCACGGCGAGCAAGGCCGCCGAACTGAAGCTGACGCAGGCCCGCGACGAGCTGCGCCACCTCGCCGCCTACCAGGAAAAGATCAGGGAGGACGAGCGCCGCCGGATCGCCCGCGAAGTGCACGACGAGCTGGGCGGGCTGCTAACCGGGATCATGGCGTACGTCTCGGTGATAGGAGAACGTGCGGCGCTGGCGGGGCACGCCCCGGATCCGTTGCTGGAGGAAACGGCCGGTCTGGCGCAGGACGCGATCGATACGGTGCGACGGGTGATTGCCGACCTGCGACCGAGCGTGCTGGACCAGCTCGGCATCTGGACCGCGCTCGAATGGTACGCGGCGCAGGTGGCCAGGCGCTCCAGCCTTGCCTGCTGTTGCGACATCGATCCCGGCGCCGCGGCCCTGGACATCGATCCGGACCGCGGCATCATGCTGTTCCGGATCGTGCAGGAGGCCATGACGAACATCCAGCGGCACGCCCAGGCCCGTGAAGCCTGGCTGCGCGTGCGTTTGGCCGACGGGCAGCTCGAGGTCGCGATCGAGGACGACGGCTGCGGCATGCCGGGGCCGGCCGGGCCGGAGCCGGACGATCACTGGGGCATCCTGGGCATGCGGGAGCGCGCGCGCAGCCTGGGCGGCGAGCTGACGGTCGCGCGGCGCGCCGGCGGCGGCACCGTCGTCGCACTCCAGGTGCCGGTCGAGGCGCGCCATGCGGCCTGA
- a CDS encoding response regulator, giving the protein MRPEPVRVLLVDDHAIARNGVRLMLGTAGDIEVAGEAADAQQALDLVRDAAFDVALLDIAMPGTSGLDLLRQLRGLRPDMAVLILSTYAEEIYAVRALKQGAAGYLTKDVPTPVLVDAVRRAAAGRKYVSPALVEKLAALVSGDDTCAGHDALSNRELEVFKLIARGEPLVQIGERLHLSPNTVTTYRSRILDKMGMSSNAELTRYALEHGLI; this is encoded by the coding sequence ATGCGGCCTGAACCCGTCCGCGTCCTCCTCGTCGACGATCATGCCATCGCCCGCAACGGCGTACGCCTGATGCTCGGCACGGCGGGGGACATCGAGGTGGCGGGCGAAGCCGCCGATGCGCAGCAGGCGCTCGACCTTGTCCGTGACGCCGCATTCGACGTGGCGCTGCTCGATATCGCCATGCCGGGCACGAGCGGTCTCGACCTGCTGCGCCAGCTGCGCGGCCTGCGTCCGGACATGGCGGTGCTGATCCTGAGCACGTACGCGGAAGAGATCTATGCCGTGCGCGCGCTGAAGCAGGGTGCGGCGGGTTATCTGACCAAGGACGTGCCGACGCCGGTGCTCGTCGATGCCGTCCGGCGTGCAGCCGCGGGCCGCAAGTACGTCAGCCCCGCCCTGGTCGAGAAACTGGCCGCGCTCGTCAGCGGCGACGATACCTGCGCGGGGCACGACGCTCTGTCAAACCGGGAACTGGAAGTGTTCAAGCTGATCGCGCGTGGCGAACCCCTGGTGCAGATCGGCGAACGCCTGCATCTCAGTCCGAACACGGTTACCACCTATCGGTCCCGCATCCTCGACAAGATGGGCATGTCCAGCAACGCCGAGCTGACCCGGTACGCGCTGGAGCATGGCCTGATCTGA